In Treponema pectinovorum, a single genomic region encodes these proteins:
- a CDS encoding DNA methyltransferase: MNQPTLFDIKENHTAESISNPKTYKGIYAFHKYWGKKPIESLNYCIENCTNKNDIVFDPFLGSGLISKEAHNLGRRFLGIDINPFSIEHTLFLLSLPKAEDYKKAINLIKKTVLPQISKSYSLENNDVATHFLWYKDTLQEVWTKNNTSRKKIQLKPTKFDLSKIKKFESYSIRNIRKGTFFENSRINSLENMTVYDLFTKRALYNIDLILDEINKFSGDLKRALQLTLTSSSGQMSNMVFAITGRGKTKNQQSEKIEVGSWVIGLWRPDLHFEINVWNSFENRANKLYKALLEQEASPVSYKNTVSDFYTKKAAIGIIQGNSKNELKKIPSESIKLIITDPPHSDRIPYLELCEMWNCLLNKQSDFSEEIVVSNAKTRNKNKDEYLNDMREILTESSRILAKDGYLLLYFNAKDKNGWSFFDSIEKQNSLVYLGSFPMEYSANSVVQDNRKGAMKSDYVLVFNHLKTEKTLGIFNKINGWTSDKPFKDVKNA, encoded by the coding sequence ATGAATCAGCCAACGCTTTTTGACATAAAAGAAAACCACACTGCAGAAAGTATATCAAATCCAAAAACTTATAAAGGTATTTATGCTTTTCATAAGTATTGGGGTAAGAAACCTATTGAAAGTTTGAATTACTGCATAGAAAATTGTACGAATAAAAATGATATTGTTTTTGATCCGTTTTTAGGCTCCGGATTAATTTCTAAAGAAGCTCATAATTTAGGCAGGCGTTTTTTAGGGATAGATATAAATCCTTTCTCGATTGAGCATACATTATTTTTACTGTCATTGCCAAAAGCAGAAGATTATAAAAAAGCAATAAATTTAATAAAGAAAACTGTATTGCCACAGATTTCAAAAAGTTATTCGTTGGAAAATAATGATGTTGCAACGCATTTTTTATGGTACAAAGATACATTGCAAGAAGTATGGACTAAAAATAATACTTCTCGAAAAAAAATACAGTTAAAACCTACAAAGTTTGATTTAAGTAAAATCAAGAAATTTGAAAGCTATTCTATCAGGAATATTCGAAAAGGAACTTTTTTTGAAAACTCAAGGATAAATTCCTTGGAAAATATGACCGTATACGATTTATTTACAAAACGGGCATTGTATAATATTGATTTAATTCTCGATGAGATTAACAAGTTTTCTGGAGACTTAAAAAGAGCTTTGCAATTAACATTAACATCATCATCTGGACAAATGTCAAACATGGTGTTTGCTATTACAGGTCGCGGAAAAACTAAAAATCAACAATCAGAAAAAATCGAAGTTGGTAGTTGGGTTATTGGATTGTGGAGACCTGACTTACATTTTGAAATAAATGTCTGGAATTCTTTTGAAAACAGGGCTAACAAATTATATAAAGCATTGTTAGAGCAGGAGGCTTCTCCTGTATCATATAAAAATACAGTTTCTGACTTTTATACAAAAAAAGCCGCGATAGGAATTATTCAAGGAAACTCAAAGAATGAATTGAAGAAAATACCATCTGAGTCTATAAAACTTATTATTACAGACCCGCCACATAGTGACAGAATTCCTTATTTGGAGTTATGTGAAATGTGGAACTGCTTGTTGAATAAACAGTCTGATTTTTCAGAAGAGATTGTTGTTTCAAATGCGAAAACTCGTAACAAAAATAAAGATGAATACTTGAATGACATGCGTGAAATTTTAACTGAATCATCGCGTATCCTAGCAAAAGATGGTTATTTATTATTGTATTTTAATGCAAAAGATAAGAATGGCTGGAGCTTTTTTGATAGCATTGAAAAACAAAATTCTCTGGTTTATCTAGGTTCTTTTCCGATGGAATATTCTGCGAACTCTGTTGTGCAAGACAATAGAAAAGGAGCGATGAAATCCGATTATGTATTAGTTTTTAATCATTTAAAAACGGAAAAAACGCTTGGCATATTCAATAAAATAAATGGTTGGACAAGTGATAAACCATTTAAGGATGTGAAAAATGCTTAA
- a CDS encoding RipA family octameric membrane protein — MNNEEQYHLLIKARNFHYDNFNKWMTFFYVAVGAIFVGYYSIVEKTELNFEKIIILSIGLLVSIFWHWSCKGYYYWITNFIQLIQLYEEKMPPMNRVYFCMVNKASNNNYCNPVSGANISTSKITLLFSFIVTFSWSLLLTNKIIHINKLNIIWGKISILFYCISFVITYIILVLIPYLFLQSDISNYPELKNR; from the coding sequence ATGAACAATGAAGAACAATATCATTTATTAATCAAAGCGAGAAATTTTCATTATGATAATTTCAATAAATGGATGACTTTTTTTTATGTTGCAGTTGGGGCGATTTTTGTTGGATACTACAGCATTGTAGAAAAAACAGAATTAAATTTCGAAAAAATAATAATTCTATCTATCGGATTGCTTGTGTCTATATTCTGGCATTGGTCATGTAAAGGATATTACTATTGGATTACCAATTTCATACAATTAATTCAATTATATGAGGAAAAGATGCCTCCGATGAATCGTGTGTATTTTTGTATGGTAAATAAAGCGAGTAACAATAACTATTGTAACCCAGTATCAGGGGCAAATATTTCAACATCGAAAATAACATTATTATTTTCTTTTATTGTGACATTTTCATGGAGCTTATTATTAACTAATAAAATAATACACATTAATAAACTAAATATAATCTGGGGTAAAATTAGCATTCTATTTTATTGTATTTCTTTTGTTATAACCTATATAATATTAGTATTAATACCTTACTTGTTCTTGCAAAGTGATATATCAAATTATCCAGAATTAAAAAACAGATAA
- a CDS encoding winged helix-turn-helix transcriptional regulator, whose product MSIYDKCPFATTQRVLQGKWAIIILYHLSTGTKRFNELEKLMPTTTRTVLTRQLRQLEKDKLIDRKVFAEVPPHVEYSLSKLGTQFQKVLDEIEIFGLNYIAELNKM is encoded by the coding sequence ATGTCGATTTATGATAAGTGTCCCTTCGCTACTACTCAAAGAGTATTGCAAGGAAAATGGGCGATTATAATTTTGTATCATCTGAGTACGGGTACAAAAAGGTTTAATGAACTCGAAAAATTAATGCCCACAACAACTAGAACTGTTTTAACAAGACAGCTCCGTCAGCTTGAAAAAGATAAACTAATCGACCGCAAAGTCTTTGCCGAAGTCCCGCCTCATGTTGAATACTCTTTGAGTAAATTGGGAACTCAGTTTCAAAAAGTATTAGACGAGATTGAGATTTTCGGGTTAAATTATATCGCCGAATTAAATAAAATGTAA
- a CDS encoding nuclear transport factor 2 family protein gives MKHEVMKVFAAYRDALEKGDFAGAFATMSDTVVWHIGGESSLSSTIIGKQALGERLGEFAKRSGGTFKVITNWAASNECFVAASVISVAQRGTDKLNDPGIDLFKIENGKIQEVWTFAEQQSAEDKFWG, from the coding sequence ATGAAACATGAAGTAATGAAGGTCTTTGCTGCTTATCGAGATGCACTGGAAAAGGGTGATTTTGCGGGAGCTTTTGCAACTATGTCCGACACTGTTGTATGGCACATTGGAGGGGAAAGTTCGCTTTCAAGTACGATTATAGGGAAACAAGCATTGGGTGAGCGTCTAGGAGAATTCGCAAAAAGGAGCGGCGGCACATTTAAAGTTATTACCAATTGGGCTGCGAGCAACGAGTGTTTTGTTGCTGCAAGTGTTATCTCCGTGGCACAGAGAGGAACTGATAAGCTAAATGATCCGGGTATTGATTTATTCAAAATAGAAAATGGAAAGATACAAGAAGTATGGACTTTTGCCGAACAACAATCGGCAGAAGACAAATTTTGGGGTTAA
- a CDS encoding sugar phosphate nucleotidyltransferase yields MKPTLLVLAAGMGSRYGGVKQIDTVGKNGECLLDYSAYDAMQSGFKKVVYIIRKDIEKDFREKLFDRVARNFNAEYVFQSQDSLLTSEEYALAQKSGRTKPWGTLHAVLCAQKELDSPFAVINADDYYGRQAFETLGKYLSSIENSSTEHAMVGYILGKTMSRNGSVSRGICTVENGELKTITENTKIYYTGKDFSGNEIISELDDKKYSLTGEETVSMNLFGFTPQAFKEFERYWQDFKATGLTQPKAEALLPVAASSLIKEGKGKIKVFKSEESWFGMTYAQDKQVVKDAIAKKIATGYYPEKLWEK; encoded by the coding sequence ATGAAACCAACTTTACTCGTACTCGCAGCAGGAATGGGAAGCCGATACGGCGGAGTAAAACAGATTGATACTGTAGGAAAAAACGGAGAATGCTTGTTAGACTATTCGGCATACGACGCAATGCAAAGCGGATTTAAAAAAGTAGTCTATATAATCAGAAAAGATATTGAAAAGGATTTTAGAGAAAAACTGTTTGACAGAGTTGCGCGAAATTTCAATGCAGAATACGTTTTTCAATCGCAGGACTCGCTTTTAACTTCGGAAGAATACGCACTTGCACAAAAATCAGGAAGAACAAAACCATGGGGGACTTTGCACGCAGTTTTGTGTGCTCAAAAAGAATTGGATAGCCCTTTTGCAGTTATAAACGCAGACGATTATTATGGAAGACAAGCTTTTGAAACTTTGGGCAAATATCTTTCTTCAATAGAAAACTCATCAACAGAACACGCAATGGTAGGCTACATTCTAGGCAAAACGATGAGTCGCAATGGTTCTGTAAGCCGTGGAATTTGCACCGTAGAAAACGGAGAATTAAAGACCATAACAGAAAACACAAAGATCTACTACACAGGCAAAGATTTTAGCGGGAACGAAATAATTTCAGAGCTAGACGACAAAAAATATTCACTTACTGGCGAAGAAACCGTAAGCATGAACTTGTTTGGTTTTACACCACAGGCATTCAAGGAGTTTGAACGCTATTGGCAGGATTTTAAGGCAACAGGATTAACTCAACCAAAGGCAGAAGCACTTTTACCAGTTGCCGCAAGTTCTTTGATAAAAGAAGGCAAAGGAAAGATAAAAGTGTTTAAGTCAGAAGAAAGCTGGTTTGGAATGACTTACGCGCAAGACAAGCAAGTTGTAAAAGACGCAATCGCAAAAAAAATTGCAACAGGCTACTATCCAGAAAAACTTTGGGAAAAATAA
- a CDS encoding queuosine precursor transporter — protein MLFQNEMILIASVFVYFGAVLLFFRLFAKTGLYMWTVICTIAANIEVLILVNAFGMEQTLGNVLFASSFLVTDIISEVYGKKKANKCVWLGIATNITFIAISQSWFLFIPSENDFMSASIKAVFSNTPRIMIASLVAYAISELYDVWAYHFLWNLTTKKTGDSKRFLWLRNNGSTLVSQLINIVIFNLLAFMFTYDAKTVISIILSGYAIYIATSLLDTPFLYLARKMSKKIV, from the coding sequence ATGTTATTTCAAAACGAAATGATTTTGATTGCGTCAGTATTTGTATACTTTGGCGCTGTGTTGCTGTTTTTCAGACTATTTGCAAAAACAGGTCTTTACATGTGGACAGTAATCTGTACCATCGCTGCAAACATCGAAGTATTAATACTCGTAAACGCATTCGGAATGGAACAAACCTTAGGCAACGTACTTTTTGCTTCAAGTTTTTTGGTAACCGATATAATTTCAGAAGTTTACGGCAAAAAAAAGGCAAACAAATGCGTATGGCTAGGCATTGCGACAAATATCACATTCATTGCAATAAGCCAAAGTTGGTTTTTATTCATACCATCAGAAAACGACTTTATGTCCGCTTCGATTAAAGCAGTATTTTCAAACACACCGCGCATAATGATAGCAAGCCTTGTAGCCTATGCAATCAGCGAACTTTACGACGTTTGGGCATACCACTTTTTATGGAATCTCACTACAAAAAAAACTGGTGACTCAAAGCGATTTTTGTGGCTGCGCAACAACGGTTCAACTCTCGTAAGCCAATTGATTAACATCGTAATCTTTAACCTTTTGGCATTTATGTTCACTTACGATGCAAAAACCGTAATTTCTATAATACTCTCTGGCTATGCAATATACATAGCAACAAGCCTTTTAGACACACCGTTTTTGTACCTTGCAAGAAAGATGTCAAAAAAAATAGTTTAA
- the thrA gene encoding bifunctional aspartate kinase/homoserine dehydrogenase I produces the protein MLTLKFGGTSMGCAKRILDSVDIMIERAKNERIAVVVSAVAGVSNALQAAIDGCIAQNQPATFVCGIKKTHEEICEELQSCVEGFDATKVMAKLEPNFVELEKLLSGVASFGECPTSIHCRIMGMGELCCVPIVKAVLKAKNQNVLKLDSRKFIFTTGDQKEGDPDYSRTTDALGRYRDGAEQNQAQILLFPGFVCGWAAHSEDEIKPGLLGRNGSDFSAAIIGSCLSSKRVEFWTDVDGIYTADPRVVSDAILVDDMTYEEAMELSFFGSKVLHPKTLSPLAAKGIEAWSLNSQNPKARGTRIAKGPFECNQNVGPVCGISCLKKTALVSVSGSGMKGKTGVASRIFAAVSRAGISMLLITQSSSEYTISFCIRQEQAVAVKDALDSEFDIEIRDGLINPISVIHDCAIVSIVGDGMRENRGVAGKFFNALSSRGINILAIAQGSSERSISTVIQGEFGDLAVKTTHSFFFNTTQVVEVFAFGAGTIGAALLDQIYEQQKKLREQNVEVKVCCICTLTSMILDGNGLDLSCWRESLQKSDKKSNLDEILKFVKDFKPLNPIFVDCTASYELPERYLDILNAGMNIATPNKRANSMSMDFYKKIRENANKNHVRFLYETNVGAGLPIIDTLQNLFKSGDSLVGFNGIMSGSLSYIFGQLDEGKTFSQAVKEAKELKFTEPDPRDDLKGTDVARKALIIAREAGMSIELSDIKMNSIFPEDFSIEGSVEEFMDRLEQVDSYFEKKIENLKKSNKVLRMGASIKDGQVYVGMLEVGVQDPLYGVKGGENAFVFETARYSPIPLTVRGYGAGAGVTAAGVFGDVLRVVSFNPSK, from the coding sequence ATGCTTACATTGAAATTTGGTGGCACATCTATGGGCTGTGCTAAAAGAATCTTGGATTCTGTTGACATAATGATAGAGCGCGCTAAAAATGAAAGAATTGCAGTTGTGGTTTCTGCGGTTGCTGGTGTTTCTAACGCTTTGCAGGCGGCAATTGATGGTTGTATTGCTCAAAATCAACCTGCAACTTTTGTTTGTGGCATAAAAAAAACTCACGAAGAAATTTGCGAAGAATTGCAATCTTGTGTCGAAGGCTTTGATGCTACAAAAGTTATGGCAAAACTTGAACCTAATTTTGTAGAACTTGAAAAACTTCTTTCTGGAGTTGCGTCTTTTGGCGAATGTCCAACTTCTATTCACTGTCGCATAATGGGAATGGGCGAGTTATGCTGCGTTCCTATTGTAAAGGCTGTATTGAAGGCAAAAAATCAAAACGTTTTAAAACTTGATAGCAGAAAATTTATTTTTACGACTGGCGATCAAAAAGAAGGCGACCCAGACTATTCACGCACGACCGACGCTCTCGGAAGGTATCGCGATGGAGCGGAGCAAAATCAAGCGCAGATTTTGTTATTTCCAGGATTTGTCTGCGGTTGGGCGGCACATTCTGAAGACGAAATAAAACCTGGTCTTTTAGGGCGCAATGGTTCTGATTTTTCTGCGGCGATAATAGGCTCTTGTCTTTCTTCTAAGAGGGTTGAGTTTTGGACAGATGTCGACGGAATCTACACCGCAGATCCTCGCGTTGTAAGCGATGCAATTTTGGTCGATGATATGACTTATGAAGAAGCGATGGAACTTTCGTTTTTTGGCTCAAAAGTTCTTCATCCAAAAACTCTTTCTCCTTTGGCTGCAAAAGGAATTGAAGCATGGAGTTTAAACTCTCAAAATCCTAAAGCACGCGGAACTAGAATTGCTAAAGGTCCTTTTGAATGCAATCAAAATGTTGGACCTGTGTGTGGAATTTCATGCCTAAAAAAAACCGCTCTTGTCTCTGTAAGTGGCAGTGGAATGAAAGGTAAAACTGGAGTTGCAAGCAGGATTTTTGCTGCTGTTTCCAGAGCAGGCATAAGCATGCTTTTGATAACTCAATCTTCTTCAGAATACACGATTTCGTTCTGCATAAGACAAGAGCAAGCTGTTGCTGTAAAAGACGCTTTGGACAGCGAATTTGACATTGAAATTCGAGACGGACTTATAAATCCAATATCTGTTATTCATGACTGCGCAATCGTTTCCATAGTTGGAGACGGAATGCGGGAAAATCGAGGAGTTGCAGGCAAATTCTTTAACGCTCTTTCAAGCCGTGGTATAAATATTCTCGCCATTGCACAAGGTTCTAGCGAGCGTTCAATTTCTACCGTAATACAAGGCGAATTTGGTGACCTTGCCGTAAAAACTACTCATAGTTTTTTCTTCAATACAACTCAAGTTGTAGAAGTGTTTGCTTTTGGTGCTGGAACTATAGGAGCGGCTTTGCTCGACCAAATTTATGAACAGCAAAAAAAATTGCGCGAGCAGAATGTGGAAGTAAAGGTTTGCTGTATCTGCACTTTAACTTCTATGATTTTAGATGGCAATGGACTTGACCTTTCTTGCTGGAGAGAATCGCTACAAAAATCAGATAAAAAATCTAATTTGGATGAAATATTAAAATTCGTAAAAGATTTTAAACCTCTAAATCCAATCTTTGTAGATTGTACTGCAAGTTATGAGCTTCCAGAGCGTTATCTTGACATTTTGAATGCAGGCATGAACATTGCAACTCCAAACAAACGCGCAAATTCTATGAGCATGGATTTTTATAAAAAGATTCGAGAAAATGCGAATAAAAATCATGTGCGGTTTTTATACGAAACTAACGTAGGCGCTGGACTTCCAATAATCGACACTTTACAAAATCTTTTTAAATCTGGAGATTCGCTTGTTGGGTTTAACGGAATTATGTCTGGTTCTCTTTCGTATATATTTGGTCAACTCGATGAAGGCAAGACTTTTAGTCAGGCGGTAAAGGAAGCCAAAGAGCTTAAATTTACGGAGCCGGATCCTCGTGACGATTTAAAAGGTACAGATGTTGCACGTAAGGCTTTGATAATTGCAAGAGAAGCTGGAATGTCCATTGAGCTTTCTGATATAAAGATGAATTCGATTTTTCCAGAAGATTTTTCAATTGAAGGTAGCGTAGAAGAATTTATGGATAGGCTTGAACAGGTTGATTCTTACTTTGAAAAGAAAATTGAAAATCTAAAAAAATCGAATAAAGTTTTGCGAATGGGAGCATCAATAAAAGATGGACAGGTTTATGTAGGCATGCTTGAAGTTGGCGTGCAAGACCCTTTGTATGGTGTAAAAGGTGGCGAAAATGCTTTCGTATTTGAAACTGCTCGCTATTCACCAATTCCTTTAACAGTAAGAGGTTATGGAGCGGGAGCTGGTGTTACTGCCGCCGGTGTATTTGGCGATGTACTTAGGGTTGTTTCTTTTAACCCATCAAAATAA
- the aroF gene encoding 3-deoxy-7-phosphoheptulonate synthase: protein MVIVLKNDATEAEKKTIKSLLKSKNFKINEVKGEESTIFAAVGKLSMDIREVEVLAGVAKVVPISKPYKMACREFKPENTIVEISNNRGQIIRVGGSRLISIGGPCAVESHQQMMDAASAVASSGATMLRGGAYKPRTSPYAFQGLGEEGLKYLKEAGDKYGLPVVTEIVASEYIPVMEANGVDVYQVGARNMQNFELLKRLGKLGKPVILKRGLCATIQEWLMSAEYLLSSGTENVILCERGIRTYETATRNTLDLSAVPVLRSLTHLPIIVDPSHALGVRDKIPPMALASIAAGADGIIVEVHCNPEKALSDAAQALYPEQFDKIMRDIEALAPVIGKEVAHIRSKESFESHKSEAFVDKFSLPLCAYSGSKGAYAEQAILTYFEDSAKPVETSSFDEIFQEVVDGKVQYGMIPIENSTAGSIYNNYDNLTRYEDVSIVGAVTIRIEHSLLAPKGATLQTIKHVYSHPQGLSQCSAFIKKHGYIGVDTVSTATGAQLVSEKNDITCAAICNARNAKLYNMEIIQQGIENNPNNYTRFVIIAANHTQNSKNIIEEKRPNRASIMFSTKNEAGALYDALGVFKKANLSMNRLESRPIAGKPWKYWFYTDVVIPPEAKNPVKYIDDFLVELKTLAEDIRLLGVYAE, encoded by the coding sequence ATGGTAATCGTATTAAAAAATGATGCTACAGAAGCAGAAAAAAAGACCATAAAATCACTTTTAAAATCAAAAAATTTTAAGATAAACGAAGTTAAAGGTGAAGAATCAACAATTTTTGCTGCGGTTGGAAAACTTTCGATGGATATTAGAGAAGTCGAAGTTTTGGCTGGTGTTGCAAAAGTTGTTCCAATTTCAAAACCCTATAAGATGGCTTGCCGCGAATTTAAACCTGAAAACACTATTGTAGAAATTTCTAATAATCGCGGTCAAATAATAAGGGTTGGAGGAAGCCGTCTCATATCGATTGGAGGCCCTTGTGCAGTAGAAAGCCACCAGCAGATGATGGACGCTGCCAGTGCGGTTGCTTCTTCTGGCGCTACAATGCTTCGCGGTGGTGCATACAAACCAAGGACTTCGCCCTATGCGTTTCAGGGATTGGGGGAGGAAGGCTTAAAATATCTAAAAGAAGCAGGCGACAAATACGGACTTCCAGTTGTTACAGAAATTGTTGCAAGTGAGTACATTCCTGTTATGGAAGCAAACGGTGTTGACGTTTATCAGGTTGGCGCACGCAACATGCAGAATTTTGAGCTTTTAAAAAGGCTCGGAAAACTCGGCAAACCTGTAATCTTAAAGCGCGGACTTTGTGCAACAATACAAGAATGGCTCATGTCCGCAGAATATCTTCTTTCCAGCGGAACAGAAAATGTAATCCTGTGCGAAAGGGGAATACGCACCTATGAAACTGCAACACGCAATACTTTAGATTTGAGTGCAGTGCCTGTTTTAAGGAGCCTTACGCATCTTCCTATAATTGTTGACCCAAGTCATGCTTTGGGTGTGCGAGATAAAATTCCTCCAATGGCTTTAGCTTCTATTGCAGCAGGGGCAGATGGAATCATAGTCGAAGTTCACTGCAATCCAGAAAAAGCACTGTCCGATGCAGCACAGGCTTTGTATCCAGAGCAGTTTGACAAAATAATGCGTGATATAGAAGCGCTGGCACCAGTTATTGGCAAAGAAGTCGCACATATCCGCTCAAAAGAAAGTTTTGAATCCCATAAATCAGAAGCGTTTGTCGATAAATTCTCTCTTCCTCTGTGTGCTTACTCTGGAAGCAAGGGTGCGTATGCGGAACAGGCGATTTTAACTTATTTTGAAGATTCGGCAAAACCTGTAGAAACTTCATCATTTGACGAAATTTTCCAGGAAGTTGTAGATGGCAAAGTTCAATATGGAATGATTCCCATTGAAAATTCCACAGCAGGTTCAATATACAACAATTACGACAACCTTACCCGTTACGAAGATGTTTCAATAGTTGGAGCGGTTACAATAAGAATTGAACACAGCCTTCTCGCTCCTAAGGGTGCAACTTTGCAAACAATAAAACATGTTTACAGCCATCCACAAGGACTTTCCCAATGTTCTGCTTTCATAAAAAAACACGGATATATTGGGGTTGATACTGTTTCTACAGCGACAGGTGCCCAGCTTGTGAGCGAAAAAAATGACATAACTTGTGCTGCAATCTGCAATGCAAGAAATGCAAAACTCTACAACATGGAAATTATTCAGCAGGGAATAGAAAATAATCCAAATAATTACACTCGCTTTGTGATTATCGCAGCAAATCACACTCAGAATTCAAAGAATATTATTGAAGAAAAAAGGCCAAATAGAGCGAGCATAATGTTTTCTACAAAAAACGAAGCTGGTGCACTTTATGATGCTTTAGGCGTATTTAAAAAGGCAAATTTGAGCATGAACAGGCTCGAATCCCGTCCCATTGCAGGAAAACCCTGGAAATATTGGTTTTATACCGATGTTGTTATTCCACCAGAAGCGAAAAATCCTGTAAAATACATTGACGATTTTTTAGTTGAATTAAAGACACTTGCAGAAGACATAAGGCTTTTGGGTGTATACGCAGAGTAA
- the ilvN gene encoding acetolactate synthase small subunit — protein MEKYVLSVLVENKSGVLSRVSGLFSRRGFNIDSLTVCETHNPGQSRMTIVVSGDEYILEQIEKQLSKLIEIISINHCKKESTCQREMALIKVKAAGTQRAVIIETCEIYRAHIVDVSFDSVIIESTGSEEKIESLIKLLEPYGILELVKTGITAMERGEGVMK, from the coding sequence ATGGAAAAATATGTGCTTTCTGTTCTTGTTGAAAATAAATCTGGTGTTTTAAGTCGGGTTTCTGGTCTTTTTAGCCGTCGTGGCTTTAATATCGATTCTCTTACTGTATGCGAAACTCACAATCCTGGACAATCGCGGATGACGATTGTCGTTTCTGGCGACGAGTATATTTTAGAGCAGATTGAAAAACAACTCTCAAAATTGATAGAAATCATCTCTATAAACCACTGCAAAAAAGAGTCAACCTGCCAGAGAGAAATGGCTTTAATAAAAGTAAAGGCGGCAGGAACTCAAAGAGCGGTAATAATCGAAACCTGCGAAATTTACCGAGCACATATCGTAGATGTTTCTTTTGATTCTGTAATTATAGAATCCACAGGAAGCGAAGAAAAAATTGAAAGTCTCATAAAACTCCTTGAACCTTACGGAATTCTTGAACTCGTAAAAACAGGAATAACAGCGATGGAACGCGGAGAAGGGGTGATGAAGTGA
- a CDS encoding MBL fold metallo-hydrolase gives MKIYLHMNAESFSNCYIVVNEKTKQAIIIDPAKITNQMIKQIEDNSYKPVAVLITHNHPGHTKGLSTLLKIYECEVYAVEQKISGIMTTPIHGDGCITVADLHIEYMSVPGHTPDSLVFKIGNTLFTGDVIGAGTIGETNSNYSKMILKKGINQKILSLNEDISIMPGHGPLTCVAAERSFNIDI, from the coding sequence ATGAAAATCTACTTGCACATGAACGCAGAAAGTTTTTCAAACTGCTACATAGTCGTAAACGAAAAAACAAAACAAGCGATAATAATTGACCCTGCAAAAATTACAAACCAAATGATAAAGCAGATTGAAGACAACTCTTACAAGCCTGTTGCAGTCCTCATAACACACAATCATCCTGGACACACAAAAGGTCTTTCAACTCTTTTAAAAATCTACGAATGCGAAGTATACGCTGTAGAACAAAAAATTTCTGGGATTATGACAACTCCAATCCACGGCGACGGATGCATAACAGTTGCAGATCTCCATATAGAATATATGTCTGTTCCTGGGCACACTCCAGATTCTTTGGTATTTAAAATTGGGAATACTTTATTCACAGGCGATGTAATTGGCGCGGGCACAATCGGCGAAACAAATTCCAATTATTCTAAGATGATTTTAAAAAAAGGAATAAACCAAAAAATACTGAGTTTAAACGAAGATATTTCTATAATGCCAGGGCACGGACCTTTAACCTGCGTTGCGGCAGAGCGTTCTTTTAATATCGATATATAA
- a CDS encoding pentapeptide repeat-containing protein, with protein MFLNNPCSHPECKRLAISSIDENGNLIEDSHFCYKHIQNPEATKNALFKYLYNNKKVVGINCSGITFPAFDISGYSFYGCDFSHCFFSGLNCTNLRFRMCKFDFTVFTDCNLLGSNIQFSSFAGAKLSHVLFTGSDLIQNNFCGLSSYQSSFDDSDLYNSRFIRSNLTDTSIRNCNIKQTCFVESVRNNVSFKLSNTNEAIFYIQGSALLTGLDSLDDTKKEGQK; from the coding sequence ATGTTTTTGAACAACCCATGCTCACACCCAGAATGTAAGCGGCTCGCAATTTCTTCTATTGATGAAAATGGCAACTTGATTGAAGATTCGCATTTTTGTTATAAGCACATTCAAAATCCAGAAGCCACAAAAAATGCTCTGTTCAAATATCTTTACAACAATAAAAAAGTTGTGGGCATAAACTGTTCAGGAATCACTTTTCCTGCGTTCGATATTTCTGGTTACAGTTTTTACGGTTGTGATTTTTCGCACTGTTTTTTTTCAGGATTAAATTGTACAAACTTGCGTTTTAGAATGTGCAAATTTGACTTTACGGTTTTTACCGACTGCAATTTGCTTGGAAGCAATATTCAGTTTTCTTCGTTTGCTGGTGCAAAATTGAGCCACGTGCTTTTTACAGGTTCAGACTTAATTCAAAATAATTTTTGTGGGCTTTCTTCGTACCAATCGTCTTTTGACGATTCTGATTTATACAATAGCCGCTTTATCCGCTCAAATTTAACGGATACTTCTATAAGGAATTGCAACATAAAACAGACCTGCTTTGTAGAGTCCGTTCGGAATAATGTTTCTTTTAAACTTTCAAACACAAACGAAGCGATTTTTTATATTCAGGGAAGTGCTCTTTTGACAGGCCTTGACTCATTAGACGACACAAAAAAAGAGGGGCAAAAATGA